In a single window of the Pyrococcus sp. NA2 genome:
- a CDS encoding class III signal peptide-containing protein, whose translation MRKGQVSVEFLFIITIFMIMLLYSINNVTFNRGPSVDLLATQINIEEKALANAISNTISQVYAQGPGAKATTYISLTYLRDETYIKRAFKFENPIIIIFYRNGTYVALIDEDNATLKTRGSNKNTFWSYSLYARDLLTNYTVFRNNNLLVNLDGVSMQIACLRLRPSEIPKRLKIVVEWNPDLEDSWIYSSGELKIVIGD comes from the coding sequence ATGAGGAAAGGGCAAGTCTCTGTAGAGTTCCTCTTCATAATTACGATATTCATGATAATGTTACTATATTCTATCAACAATGTAACTTTTAATAGAGGCCCCTCGGTTGACCTTTTAGCAACTCAGATAAACATCGAGGAGAAGGCACTCGCAAACGCTATCTCAAATACCATAAGCCAAGTCTACGCCCAAGGACCAGGGGCCAAGGCGACAACCTACATCTCACTAACTTACCTCAGGGATGAGACCTACATTAAGAGGGCTTTTAAATTTGAAAATCCCATAATCATAATATTTTACAGGAATGGAACCTATGTCGCATTAATTGACGAGGATAATGCGACTCTAAAGACCAGGGGTTCAAATAAAAACACCTTCTGGAGCTATTCTCTCTATGCAAGAGATCTATTAACCAATTACACAGTCTTCAGAAATAACAACCTCCTAGTTAATTTGGATGGAGTATCAATGCAAATTGCCTGTCTTAGATTGAGACCATCAGAGATACCCAAAAGGTTGAAAATAGTAGTCGAGTGGAATCCAGATCTAGAGGATTCGTGGATTTATAGTTCAGGTGAACTAAAAATAGTAATAGGTGATTAA
- a CDS encoding DUF2341 domain-containing protein, translated as MEGEVMKRGFLLNSTVIILLIPLILLVATYEDVSSFIIKSQGERIHIRTTKDVVVFLNLDFERTLEISAKRAIVTVVDYVSLTGNFIDPSYKVNNTIADLIKTGRSPSIAGYNPDRIMKGQTIGSWLSNVSSLLKRQGYELLPDINTILRNTEIKVAPLDAFRVVVKGRILNITIRDKSGKIVYSGPIPRDNGYIYSIVDITELEDPLFSAMTGGRYHRSIRACKYSYPSLGMIPLTVANGSGRGSNVVIGKFGIDLQYNLTHIWDSIGNYITNLTINGIEATTDMIIMNSSDMGVIVFNGSIGTTGWCSNYKYRINVTIRNNLNKKLVDFQVPISISISSKDMPLTPKIKVYNSDCVQIPFWVEKWIKQGNMLNAVIWVKLNLVPGDNIISIYFDPEAPENWGNPQEVFEFYDDFETWEDWSTYKKGKVTQSSDVSYYGHYSLKKYSKNDPNGGYKLIGKELGRDIILEGYVYRPRNWGGGSADRIGIEDDNFNGYSIFVSHTRNVIRIDKRTNGNPSSIFGSQGHWNPPEDDWYFFRLIIADDAIILEIYDKDSSYKYTIGVGYLIRVRALDNTYSRFDRVVIHGGYVYYVDSIRIRKYATQMPTVFVSSKIETIPQLSQPTIPGRVYDIQPLIACLLDNRYFAIRNGWSFFERLEGSNRNHIIYEKLANETQDELGITYNGRHYPIGLVSFMIPHGAYDNKLLNVMDMLGISIEEGESSTDYYFLQYYFGNGVKVEGYRVWGISYGDSSSTGNLENIPFFIDPETAKEIFGIQGACDLLYGYNCS; from the coding sequence ATGGAGGGAGAAGTAATGAAAAGAGGATTTCTGTTAAATTCCACAGTCATAATTCTACTGATTCCATTAATTTTACTCGTAGCTACTTACGAAGATGTTTCATCATTTATAATTAAAAGTCAGGGAGAGAGAATACATATTAGGACTACTAAAGATGTAGTAGTCTTTCTAAACTTGGACTTTGAGAGAACTCTAGAGATCTCTGCAAAAAGAGCAATAGTAACTGTTGTTGATTATGTTTCTCTAACTGGGAACTTCATAGATCCTTCTTACAAGGTCAACAACACAATTGCAGATTTAATAAAAACTGGGAGATCCCCCTCAATCGCTGGATATAACCCAGACAGGATAATGAAAGGACAAACAATTGGAAGTTGGCTTTCCAATGTAAGCTCCCTATTGAAGAGACAGGGGTATGAACTCCTTCCCGATATCAATACAATTTTAAGGAACACTGAAATAAAAGTCGCTCCCTTAGATGCGTTTAGAGTTGTAGTAAAGGGTCGCATTCTGAATATAACAATTAGGGACAAGAGCGGGAAAATCGTTTATTCCGGTCCAATACCTAGGGACAATGGATATATATATTCAATAGTTGATATTACAGAACTCGAAGATCCTTTATTCTCAGCAATGACGGGAGGAAGATATCATAGATCGATTAGAGCCTGCAAATACAGTTACCCAAGCCTCGGGATGATTCCACTTACGGTAGCAAATGGTAGTGGAAGAGGCAGCAATGTTGTGATAGGCAAGTTTGGAATCGATCTACAGTACAACCTAACTCATATCTGGGATTCAATTGGAAATTACATAACGAACTTAACGATAAATGGGATAGAGGCAACGACTGATATGATAATAATGAATAGTAGTGACATGGGGGTTATAGTGTTTAACGGGAGCATTGGTACAACGGGATGGTGCTCCAACTATAAATACAGGATTAATGTCACAATTAGGAACAATTTAAACAAGAAGCTAGTAGACTTTCAAGTTCCAATATCCATTTCTATATCCTCGAAAGATATGCCTCTCACACCAAAGATAAAGGTTTACAATTCGGATTGTGTACAAATTCCATTCTGGGTGGAAAAGTGGATAAAGCAGGGAAATATGCTTAATGCCGTCATTTGGGTTAAGCTTAACTTAGTTCCAGGAGATAATATTATAAGCATATATTTTGATCCAGAAGCTCCAGAAAATTGGGGTAATCCTCAAGAAGTTTTCGAGTTCTATGATGACTTTGAAACATGGGAAGACTGGAGTACCTATAAAAAAGGGAAAGTCACCCAATCTTCAGATGTTTCTTATTACGGACACTATAGTCTTAAGAAATATTCCAAGAACGATCCGAATGGTGGATACAAGCTGATTGGTAAAGAGCTGGGGAGGGACATAATATTAGAGGGGTATGTTTATAGACCAAGAAACTGGGGAGGAGGATCTGCGGATAGAATAGGAATTGAAGATGATAACTTTAATGGATATTCAATCTTTGTTAGCCATACTAGGAATGTTATAAGAATTGATAAGAGAACAAATGGAAATCCCAGTAGCATTTTTGGATCCCAGGGACATTGGAATCCTCCTGAAGATGATTGGTACTTCTTTAGATTGATAATAGCTGATGATGCTATTATTTTGGAAATCTACGATAAAGACAGCTCTTATAAGTATACTATCGGCGTCGGATATCTAATAAGGGTAAGGGCTTTAGATAACACATATTCTAGATTTGATAGGGTGGTCATCCATGGTGGATATGTATATTATGTTGACTCTATAAGGATAAGGAAATATGCCACTCAAATGCCTACGGTATTCGTTTCCTCTAAAATTGAAACAATACCTCAACTTTCTCAACCAACAATACCAGGAAGAGTTTATGATATTCAACCCCTCATTGCCTGTCTTCTCGACAATCGTTACTTTGCTATAAGAAATGGATGGTCATTCTTCGAACGACTAGAAGGGAGCAACAGAAACCATATAATCTACGAAAAATTAGCTAATGAAACCCAGGATGAACTAGGAATAACTTACAACGGGAGGCACTATCCAATAGGGTTGGTAAGTTTCATGATACCTCACGGTGCTTATGACAACAAGCTCCTTAATGTAATGGATATGTTAGGTATTTCCATCGAAGAAGGGGAGAGTAGCACCGATTATTACTTCCTACAATATTATTTCGGCAATGGAGTAAAAGTTGAAGGATATAGAGTATGGGGCATCTCCTATGGAGATTCTTCTTCTACAGGAAATCTTGAAAATATCCCATTCTTTATAGACCCAGAGACTGCAAAAGAGATATTTGGAATTCAAGGGGCCTGTGATTTATTATATGGGTATAATTGTTCATAA
- a CDS encoding tubulin/FtsZ family protein, translating to MRAIIIGIGQCGTKIADIFSLVDFEALAINTSRSDLEYLKHIPQERRILIGESIVGGKGVNANPVLGREAMKRDLPMVMRKINSLVGYEDVDIFFLTFGFGGGTGAGGTPVLAEALKEEYPDSLVVAIGALPLKEEGIRPTINAAITIDKLSKVVDSIIAIDNNKLKESEEDISQAYERINYAIVERIASLLALIDVPGEQTLDASDLKFVLRAMGSFATVGYAKADATKLKSLSRLIIRSFENEGLYLDINLESALYGLVAIHGPPEVLKAKDIFDALNELSQRIRGKQIFRGFYPDPREREVEVVTLLSGIYESKSIEDIVVTAKRYAREFIKAKEEGEVKKRELLKGLPDFDDIYPGEVDES from the coding sequence GTGAGAGCGATAATAATAGGAATAGGCCAATGCGGAACAAAAATCGCCGATATATTCTCCCTTGTAGATTTTGAAGCACTCGCGATAAACACTTCAAGGAGTGACCTAGAATACCTAAAACATATACCGCAGGAAAGGAGGATTTTAATAGGGGAAAGTATAGTAGGAGGAAAGGGTGTAAATGCAAACCCTGTACTCGGAAGGGAAGCTATGAAAAGGGATCTGCCAATGGTGATGAGGAAAATAAATTCACTTGTTGGTTACGAAGATGTCGACATCTTCTTTCTAACTTTTGGGTTTGGAGGAGGTACTGGAGCTGGAGGAACCCCAGTATTAGCGGAGGCCCTTAAGGAGGAATATCCCGATTCATTGGTTGTTGCAATTGGAGCACTCCCATTAAAAGAGGAAGGTATAAGACCGACGATTAATGCAGCAATAACTATAGACAAACTTTCAAAGGTCGTAGACTCGATAATAGCGATAGATAACAACAAGCTCAAGGAAAGTGAAGAGGACATAAGCCAGGCTTATGAAAGGATCAACTATGCGATTGTCGAGAGAATTGCCTCGCTCCTAGCATTAATTGACGTCCCTGGAGAACAGACATTAGATGCAAGCGATCTTAAGTTCGTTCTAAGGGCCATGGGGAGCTTTGCAACCGTTGGTTACGCGAAGGCAGATGCAACAAAATTGAAAAGCCTTTCAAGATTGATAATTAGGTCGTTTGAAAACGAAGGACTTTATCTCGATATCAACCTAGAGTCAGCTTTATATGGCCTAGTGGCAATCCATGGGCCTCCAGAGGTTCTAAAGGCAAAGGATATCTTCGATGCTCTGAACGAACTCTCTCAAAGAATAAGAGGAAAGCAGATATTTAGAGGCTTCTATCCTGATCCCAGGGAGAGGGAAGTGGAAGTTGTAACGTTACTTAGTGGAATCTATGAGAGCAAGAGCATAGAGGACATAGTTGTAACAGCAAAGAGATATGCAAGGGAGTTCATTAAAGCTAAGGAAGAGGGAGAAGTCAAAAAGAGGGAACTACTTAAAGGACTACCTGACTTCGATGACATATACCCAGGTGAGGTTGATGAGAGTTAA
- the guaA gene encoding glutamine-hydrolyzing GMP synthase — protein MDWGKFVEEKVREIRETVGNSKAIIALSGGVDSSTAAVLAYKAIGDRLHAVFVNTGFLRKGEPEFVVKTFRDEFGMNLHYVDAQDRFFSALKGVTDPEEKRKIIGRVFIEVFEEVAREIGAEYLIQGTIAPDWIESQGKIKSHHNVGGLPERLNLKLIEPLRDLYKDEVRELAKFLGLPEKIYNRMPFPGPGLAVRVIGEVTPEKIRIVREANAIVEEEVEKAGLRPWQAFAVLLGVKTVGVQGDIRAYKETIAVRIVESTDGMTANAMNVPWEVLQRIAFRITSEIPEVGRVLYDITNKPPATIEFE, from the coding sequence ATGGATTGGGGTAAATTCGTTGAGGAGAAGGTTAGGGAGATAAGGGAAACCGTTGGAAATTCCAAAGCGATCATAGCACTTTCGGGAGGAGTCGACAGTTCAACGGCAGCTGTTTTGGCGTATAAGGCCATAGGAGATAGATTGCATGCTGTTTTCGTAAACACTGGCTTTTTAAGGAAAGGCGAACCAGAGTTCGTGGTTAAAACCTTCAGGGATGAGTTTGGAATGAACCTTCACTACGTTGACGCCCAGGATAGGTTCTTCTCGGCCTTGAAAGGGGTTACCGATCCAGAGGAGAAGAGGAAGATAATAGGAAGGGTGTTCATAGAGGTGTTCGAGGAGGTTGCGAGAGAGATAGGGGCGGAATACTTAATACAAGGAACTATAGCCCCTGATTGGATAGAGAGCCAGGGAAAGATTAAGAGCCACCATAACGTTGGAGGCCTTCCAGAGAGACTTAACCTTAAACTAATAGAGCCCTTGAGGGATCTCTACAAGGATGAGGTAAGGGAGCTTGCGAAGTTTCTGGGGCTCCCGGAGAAGATATACAACAGGATGCCATTCCCTGGGCCGGGTTTAGCCGTAAGAGTCATAGGAGAGGTGACCCCTGAGAAGATCAGAATAGTTAGAGAGGCAAATGCTATAGTCGAGGAGGAGGTTGAGAAGGCTGGGCTTAGACCATGGCAGGCTTTTGCCGTTCTCCTGGGCGTCAAGACGGTTGGCGTCCAGGGAGACATTAGGGCTTACAAGGAAACTATAGCCGTTAGAATAGTTGAGAGCACTGATGGAATGACGGCAAACGCGATGAACGTTCCTTGGGAGGTTCTCCAGAGGATAGCTTTTAGGATAACGAGTGAGATTCCTGAGGTTGGGAGAGTTCTCTATGACATAACTAACAAGCCCCCGGCAACGATAGAGTTCGAATAG
- a CDS encoding GMP synthase subunit A codes for MIVIMDNGGQYVHRIWRTLRYIGVESKIIPNTTPLEEIKAMKPSGIIFSGGPSLENTGNCEKVLEHYDEFNVPILGICLGHQLIARFFGGKVGRGEKAEYSLVEIEILEEDEIFRGLPKKLRVWESHMDEVKELPPKFRVLARSETCPIEAMKHEELPIYGVQFHPEVAHTEHGEDILRNFARLCGEL; via the coding sequence ATGATAGTTATAATGGACAACGGTGGCCAATACGTGCACAGGATATGGAGAACACTTAGATACATAGGCGTCGAGTCTAAGATAATTCCAAACACGACTCCCCTGGAAGAGATAAAGGCCATGAAGCCGAGCGGGATAATATTCTCGGGAGGCCCAAGCTTAGAGAACACTGGCAACTGCGAAAAGGTTTTAGAGCACTACGATGAGTTCAACGTCCCTATACTTGGCATATGCCTAGGTCATCAGCTGATAGCTAGATTCTTTGGTGGAAAGGTCGGGAGGGGGGAGAAGGCTGAATACAGTTTGGTTGAGATTGAGATACTTGAAGAAGATGAGATATTCAGGGGATTGCCGAAGAAGTTGAGGGTCTGGGAAAGTCATATGGACGAGGTCAAGGAGCTTCCACCAAAGTTTAGGGTTTTAGCGAGGAGTGAAACATGCCCAATAGAGGCTATGAAGCATGAGGAATTGCCGATTTATGGTGTTCAGTTCCATCCTGAGGTTGCTCACACGGAGCATGGAGAGGATATACTCAGGAACTTCGCGAGGCTCTGTGGGGAACTATAG
- a CDS encoding TPM domain-containing protein — MRKAFIFTLDALLSLILVVVILTSIISTESRNSPIYLTSLRTQSKLVAEDTLLMLRTVPLNEIVPPEKIKEWSDKGILDPELVDPSMSPLDIVTTYWATQDLYPQKNLRHKAEIILGYVLNKTLPDYYYELIINNYTSPYLRKIGGNYSKALEVSPATLIMSGYAHNKTPRGYVARAYLTRVTTIREELYGWMRVLAGAYSYYDDYNRISITREIELPPDAIILASDGKFVAREDEKITLYINGNRVTSDFDKINVGDLTSYLKPGNNVIKLVFSATGSQSEIGSASGTTMYVKYKSQYLGVEDPGKIKIYNVTSEETGIMYLLELFVPGDITSIYMRFKVQGVNTVRLYYGLGRRLTLLLTKTPENGIVEFTDDEIRDAVNRKICGGRNCYDEFKKNLSKMVFDFVIGFDAKYNSEKGEWKYDGRDNDRVGKRVIYGYPDSVVIIRYKPKIVITRYSIPISIYFPYGDPRVSYPRRGLRVEYYLPPVAEPWYADFWVGYTFFINSETTTQNLYENGKLFYSGPLGRYAIRVAYTKLYEWMMVPGKSNIFEIKMRGGDSYVRDGETRGVIKYFIQGYAGYGDIFPKLIREGCRGYNITYYWVGDTSPQHVLAGEEPYCSVTADELLVGRKIYAVDDAIIRLFNNLGGNGTRTSPLLVKLPSNVMIDFASMGNIPGLFEPIRITLRVWREK; from the coding sequence ATGAGAAAAGCGTTCATATTTACACTCGATGCATTACTATCACTAATCTTAGTTGTGGTTATTTTAACCTCCATAATATCCACCGAGAGCAGAAACTCTCCAATTTACCTGACATCATTAAGGACACAATCCAAATTAGTTGCCGAGGATACACTACTCATGCTAAGGACGGTACCTCTAAACGAAATAGTTCCGCCAGAAAAGATAAAAGAGTGGAGTGACAAGGGGATACTTGACCCAGAACTTGTGGATCCCAGTATGAGCCCTTTAGATATAGTCACAACGTATTGGGCAACTCAGGACCTATATCCCCAAAAGAATCTTAGACATAAGGCCGAGATTATTCTGGGGTATGTGCTTAACAAGACGCTACCTGATTATTATTATGAATTGATTATAAATAACTACACAAGTCCATACCTTAGAAAGATTGGTGGAAATTATTCTAAAGCATTAGAAGTATCTCCCGCTACTTTGATAATGAGTGGCTATGCACATAATAAGACTCCAAGGGGATATGTGGCAAGGGCGTATCTCACAAGAGTTACCACTATAAGGGAGGAACTATACGGATGGATGAGAGTGTTAGCTGGAGCATATTCGTATTATGACGATTATAATAGGATTTCTATCACAAGGGAGATAGAACTTCCTCCTGACGCTATAATATTAGCTTCGGATGGCAAATTTGTCGCAAGAGAAGATGAAAAAATAACCTTATATATTAATGGGAACCGAGTTACAAGTGATTTCGACAAAATTAATGTCGGTGATTTAACATCTTATTTGAAGCCTGGGAATAATGTGATAAAATTAGTGTTTTCAGCTACTGGGAGTCAGAGTGAAATAGGATCCGCAAGCGGAACTACAATGTATGTGAAATATAAAAGTCAATATCTGGGGGTCGAAGATCCTGGAAAGATAAAGATATACAATGTGACATCAGAGGAAACGGGAATCATGTATCTTCTAGAGCTCTTTGTTCCAGGAGATATAACTTCAATTTACATGAGGTTTAAAGTGCAGGGTGTAAATACTGTTAGACTTTATTATGGTCTTGGAAGGAGATTAACATTGTTACTCACTAAAACTCCAGAAAATGGGATTGTCGAATTTACCGATGACGAGATAAGAGACGCAGTAAACAGGAAAATCTGCGGAGGAAGGAATTGCTATGATGAATTTAAGAAAAACCTCAGTAAGATGGTCTTTGACTTCGTAATTGGTTTTGATGCCAAGTATAATTCTGAGAAAGGAGAGTGGAAGTATGATGGAAGAGATAACGATAGAGTTGGGAAGCGGGTCATCTACGGATATCCAGATTCCGTTGTCATAATAAGATACAAGCCAAAAATTGTGATAACTAGGTACAGTATCCCAATTTCGATATACTTCCCCTATGGGGATCCAAGGGTTAGTTATCCTAGAAGAGGCCTTAGAGTAGAGTACTACCTACCCCCAGTTGCGGAACCCTGGTACGCTGACTTCTGGGTAGGATATACTTTTTTTATAAACTCCGAAACAACGACCCAGAACCTTTATGAGAACGGAAAATTGTTCTATTCAGGACCCTTAGGGAGATATGCAATTAGAGTAGCCTACACGAAATTATACGAATGGATGATGGTTCCAGGAAAAAGTAATATCTTTGAGATAAAGATGAGAGGAGGGGACTCATACGTAAGAGATGGAGAAACAAGAGGAGTAATAAAATATTTCATACAAGGATACGCTGGATATGGAGACATATTTCCCAAGTTGATAAGGGAAGGGTGTAGAGGATATAATATCACTTATTATTGGGTGGGCGATACTTCTCCACAGCACGTCTTAGCGGGAGAAGAACCCTACTGTAGTGTAACGGCTGATGAGTTACTCGTGGGTAGGAAGATTTATGCCGTTGATGATGCAATAATAAGGCTCTTCAACAATTTGGGTGGAAATGGAACAAGAACAAGCCCCCTCCTGGTGAAACTGCCTTCCAACGTCATGATAGACTTCGCTTCTATGGGTAATATCCCAGGACTTTTTGAGCCCATAAGGATAACACTGAGGGTATGGAGGGAGAAGTAA
- a CDS encoding prenyltransferase/squalene oxidase repeat-containing protein, protein MRVFTYMLILLIITATPASAINMLDYSVDMVKKMGELSKTKDLSLMIFALSLAFNRSENLTTEDVWKLVDLLIERQNSDGGWGYFYGSISSVPDTSFALIGLSKAKGVFYNDINKRVKIEKAVRRGIIYLKEAFNGEGWGYLPGMPSDYRSTLLASAALSMLGEGLSYVSESYNVIRDEIPDDPFMVYLWILVTKTVTGEIPEKAIEKLKEMRKDEGELAASTYALLEFEGLTFDTAMSLLELEEYRETWSDPYYPIYTAMAFSLVSEKRIRREELSEICSILSELQNGDGGWGVYSGVSSNVMVTYYVLNSFKRCNPKSETVKKALHFMRIRMQEIGNEVKMDRHLRKEYLYALLSLIEYNNLTKSEKEEAISLIMSSTWKDNLGKQPVIVALAVKALLELGIPSNSSIIEENLKWLEKMKIEGGWGFTFETPYVEWYLAPTYPETVEVFNALLPILGRDRLKDTIELMKKEAPTVEWVKLYTYTTLLKLREKPSWEVDIPSNYKRSPLLDAMLIRYYTLSPEVAWTNIHTVFSEFMNRKIEIRTMHSKLGILISRGLAATLNSNTKLEVVRSIVVPETGYYVIVAPIGEVDPSVYNRRITIQAEAGKVTIDGIPLNGEGNLVIIPGENREGALLFVLYNGKNVDRLAEIMFDPRILRYLHGKAVIVRWYDRNNDGEVEMKEIDVKFL, encoded by the coding sequence ATGAGAGTGTTCACCTACATGTTGATCCTATTGATAATAACAGCTACACCTGCCTCGGCAATTAACATGCTTGATTATTCAGTCGACATGGTTAAGAAGATGGGGGAGCTATCAAAAACTAAGGATCTCAGTCTCATGATATTCGCACTATCACTAGCCTTCAACAGAAGCGAGAACTTAACAACAGAGGACGTTTGGAAGTTAGTTGATTTATTAATAGAACGTCAGAATAGCGATGGAGGTTGGGGTTATTTCTATGGGAGTATAAGTTCAGTTCCAGATACAAGCTTTGCATTAATTGGACTCAGTAAGGCCAAGGGAGTATTTTACAATGATATCAACAAGAGGGTAAAAATTGAAAAAGCAGTTAGAAGGGGTATCATATACCTAAAAGAAGCGTTCAATGGGGAGGGTTGGGGGTATCTTCCAGGGATGCCATCTGATTACAGAAGTACTTTACTAGCATCAGCAGCACTATCGATGCTTGGGGAGGGCTTGAGTTATGTAAGTGAATCTTACAACGTAATCAGAGATGAGATTCCAGATGATCCTTTCATGGTATACCTTTGGATTCTCGTAACAAAAACCGTTACAGGCGAAATTCCAGAGAAGGCGATAGAGAAATTGAAGGAGATGAGGAAGGATGAAGGAGAATTAGCGGCTTCAACTTATGCCCTGCTGGAATTTGAAGGTCTGACATTCGATACAGCAATGTCACTATTAGAACTCGAAGAGTATAGGGAAACATGGAGTGATCCTTATTATCCCATTTATACAGCAATGGCATTTTCCCTTGTTTCAGAGAAAAGGATTAGGAGAGAAGAATTATCCGAAATATGTTCAATTTTATCCGAGCTTCAAAATGGAGATGGTGGATGGGGAGTGTATTCGGGAGTAAGCTCCAACGTCATGGTCACGTATTACGTCCTTAATTCATTCAAGAGATGCAATCCGAAAAGCGAGACTGTAAAGAAAGCTCTACACTTCATGAGGATTAGAATGCAAGAGATAGGAAATGAAGTGAAAATGGATAGACATCTAAGGAAGGAGTATCTCTACGCTCTGCTCTCTCTTATAGAATACAATAATCTAACAAAATCAGAAAAAGAGGAAGCAATCTCCCTGATAATGTCCTCAACTTGGAAAGACAATTTAGGAAAGCAACCTGTCATAGTTGCGCTGGCAGTGAAAGCATTGCTAGAGTTGGGAATTCCAAGCAATTCCAGCATAATTGAGGAGAACTTGAAGTGGCTCGAGAAAATGAAAATCGAGGGGGGCTGGGGTTTCACATTCGAAACTCCATATGTTGAGTGGTACCTAGCCCCAACATACCCAGAAACAGTAGAAGTTTTCAACGCATTACTTCCCATACTGGGGAGAGATAGATTAAAGGATACAATAGAACTCATGAAGAAAGAAGCCCCCACAGTCGAGTGGGTAAAGTTGTATACGTATACGACATTGCTGAAACTTAGAGAGAAACCAAGCTGGGAAGTCGATATACCATCAAATTACAAAAGAAGTCCATTATTAGATGCAATGTTAATAAGGTATTACACCCTATCGCCAGAAGTCGCATGGACGAATATCCACACAGTATTCTCAGAATTTATGAACAGAAAGATTGAAATTAGAACGATGCATTCAAAGCTAGGTATTCTAATATCTAGAGGACTCGCTGCAACTTTAAATTCAAACACAAAGCTTGAAGTTGTAAGATCGATAGTTGTGCCAGAAACAGGGTATTATGTAATAGTGGCACCAATAGGAGAAGTTGATCCATCAGTGTATAACAGGAGAATAACAATCCAAGCAGAAGCGGGGAAAGTGACAATAGATGGCATCCCCCTCAATGGAGAGGGTAACCTAGTCATCATCCCAGGAGAAAACAGGGAGGGAGCATTACTGTTTGTCTTATATAATGGCAAGAATGTAGATAGGCTTGCGGAGATAATGTTTGATCCAAGGATACTTAGATACCTCCATGGAAAAGCAGTGATAGTGAGATGGTATGATAGAAATAATGATGGGGAAGTTGAGATGAAGGAAATAGACGTCAAGTTCCTATGA
- the tdt gene encoding tellurite-resistance/dicarboxylate transporter, whose amino-acid sequence MEFIRKFAPSWFASVMGTGALALVSLAYSTKLHPLRELAIILTYLNTLVFFLLLIPWTLRWVMYREEAIKDLKHPMLCHFYGTMGIAMLVLSADYLMILKNAEVAKVFWTIGTAVTILFSILIPYLMFIEKEIDVRNVTPAWFIPPVGLIVIPLAGAPLINGFSGIGKEIAYLINYFAWGSGFFLYLALFAIVMYRFIIHEPLPCGIAPAIWINLGPIGAGTSTLYALIRNSEFIKVKEPLLTFGLVFWGFGIWWLTMAILMTLYYIRRLNLPYSLAWWAFIFPLGAYVSATHNVGVTFGIEAIDPLGFLLYWVLLALWLITGVKTLISIVPHRASRSS is encoded by the coding sequence ATGGAGTTCATAAGGAAGTTCGCACCAAGTTGGTTTGCTAGCGTTATGGGAACTGGAGCATTGGCTTTAGTAAGCCTTGCATACTCAACCAAACTTCATCCTTTAAGAGAACTGGCAATAATCCTCACCTACCTGAACACGCTTGTATTCTTCCTCCTCTTAATCCCCTGGACACTTAGGTGGGTGATGTATAGGGAGGAGGCGATTAAAGACCTGAAGCACCCAATGTTGTGTCACTTCTATGGAACCATGGGAATAGCAATGTTAGTTCTCTCAGCCGATTATCTCATGATACTTAAGAACGCCGAAGTTGCAAAGGTATTCTGGACAATTGGAACGGCTGTAACGATACTATTCTCTATTCTAATTCCATACCTTATGTTCATAGAGAAAGAGATTGATGTTAGGAATGTAACTCCTGCATGGTTCATTCCTCCAGTTGGGCTCATAGTAATTCCATTGGCAGGAGCTCCACTAATCAACGGTTTCTCTGGAATTGGTAAGGAAATAGCTTATCTAATCAACTACTTTGCATGGGGCTCAGGCTTCTTCCTGTACTTAGCCCTCTTCGCTATAGTCATGTACCGCTTCATAATACACGAACCCCTTCCCTGCGGGATAGCACCTGCGATATGGATAAACCTTGGTCCAATAGGAGCTGGAACTTCAACGCTCTATGCCTTAATAAGGAACAGTGAATTCATAAAAGTGAAAGAACCTCTGCTCACTTTTGGCCTTGTATTCTGGGGATTTGGAATTTGGTGGCTAACTATGGCAATACTGATGACGCTCTACTACATAAGGAGACTCAACCTTCCTTACAGCCTAGCCTGGTGGGCGTTCATATTTCCTCTGGGGGCCTACGTAAGTGCCACCCATAACGTTGGAGTGACGTTTGGCATTGAGGCCATAGATCCCCTTGGCTTTCTCCTATACTGGGTACTCTTAGCACTATGGCTAATAACGGGAGTGAAAACGTTGATCTCTATAGTTCCCCACAGAGCCTCGCGAAGTTCCTGA